The stretch of DNA CGGCCTCAACTGCATACAGTATTAACATCCCAGAAATTATCAAAAAGAATGTAGTTATAATTACTATTTTTGTATGACTTTTTAATCTATTTTTTAATCTAAAAAATCTCATAACATCAAAAACCACATAAAACCCTATCCCACCAAGAATAATCAATATCGCTATTACAACTTTAATGTAAGCAGACTGATTGACCAGACTTTCATCAAAAATAGAAAAACCGGCATTACAAAACGCTGATATTGAGTAAAATATTGAATAATAGAACGAATCGGATAAATTTATATTCTCCATATAAAATCCAAAAAACAATAAAATACTGCCAATAACCTCTATCGTAATCATATAACCAATGATAAAAACAATAATATTGTCCGTTTCTGCAATGGAAAGAGTGCCGCTAATCTTTGCAACCGATATTCTCCCCTTTAAATCAAGCTCACCCCGTAAAAACAACACAATAAATGTAGTCAAAGTCATTATCCCTATCCCGCCAAGCTCTATAAGAAGTAGAATTATAATCTGCCCCCAAAAGCTGAAACTTGAAACGGGAAAAGTAGTAAGGCCTGTAACGCAAACAGCTGAAGTAGCTGTAAACAATGCATCTATATATGTAAAATTACTTCTATAGTTTATTCCAGGAATACTTAGTAAGAGTGAACCAATAATTATCAATAAGCCAAATGTTATAACAAATAAATTTAGAGGATTTCTGAAAAATTTCTTCATAAATTAAAAGGCCGGTAACGTTACCGGCCAATAATATTTTTTTGTCAATTAGAAAGAAACTACCTCTTTAACTTCAGGGATAGCATCTTTAAGTCTCATTTCTATACCGTGTTTTAAAGTCATTGTACTAAATGGGCAGCTTCCGCAAGCTCCTGTTAGCTGAACTTTAACAACACCATCATCTGTTACACCAATAAGCTCTACGTCCCCACCATCAGCTTGAAGTGTAGGTCTTACTTGTTTTAAAACTTCTTCTACTCTTTCTTTCAAAGTCATCTATTCCTCCTAATGTTTAACTTTATCCTTTATTTTAGCTTTCATTTCATCTACAATTTTAGGGTCTTTACCAACTCTAACATAATAGTCTTTCAAAGCCGCCTCTATCGCCTCTTCAGCCATAACAGAACAGTGAATTTTAGCTGGTGGCAATCCATCTAACGCCTCAACTATAGCATTATTTGTCAGTTCAAGAATCTGCTCAACTGTCTTGCCTTTCAAAAGCTCAGTTGCCATAGAGCTTGATGCAATTGCAGCTCCGCAGCCAAATGTTTTGAACTTTACATCTTCAACTATTCCATCATCGCTAATCTTTAGGTAAAGTTTCATGACGTCTCCGCAAGCAGGGTTTCCAACTTCACCTACTCCGTTAGCGTCATTAATCTCACCCATATTTCTTGGATTCATAAAATGTTCCATTACTTTGTCACTGTATGGTCCTTTTGCCATCTTTTCCTCCTGTGAGTCTAATTTTCTAAACCATATTTTAAAATATGTAAATTACTTTTTATTATAATAAGGTGACATTTCACACAATCTTGTAACAATGGTAGGTGTCACCTCTATTACCTTATCTATATCTTCTTCAGTAATATATTTTGACATAGAAAAAGTCATTGAGCCTGCACAAATATCATTTGGCACACCCACTGCGGTTAATACATGGGAAGCAGCCAAATCGTCTTCATCCTCAGCCAAAATATTTGAAGAGCACGCAGAACCGCTTGCACCGTAGATATTATTCAAAGAATACCACAACAACAGAGATTCCCCTTCAATATATTCTATCCAAAAACTTACATGACCTGGCAATCTTTTTGATTTGTCCCCAGTAATATGCAAAAAGTCAAACATACCTTCAAGGGATGCCATTAACTTTTTCCCAAGAGCTTGCATTTTTGGGATATATGTATCCATCTCATCTTTAGCTATTCTCGCGGCCTCTCCCAAACCTACAATACCTGCCACATTTTCTGAGCCACTTCTATATCCGTTTTCCTGAAAGCCACCATCAAACAATGGGGTTAGTTTTACTTCTTTATTTACGTAAAGTGCACCAGTACCTCGTGGTCCGTAAAAGTTTTGTCCCGCAAGTGAAAGCAGATCACAATTAAAATCCTTTACGCTTACTTTTTGATGACCGACAGAAGCAACCGCATCTACATGATAAATAACCCCTTTCTCCTTACAAATCTGACCGATTGCAGCCGAATCTTGAATCGTCCCTATTTCAGGGTTAGCAGACATAATGGATACTAAAAGCGTATCATCCGTAATTGACTTTTTCAAATCATCAAGATTTATCTGCCCATTGTTATCAACCTTAAGCTTTGTGATTTTATAGCCCTCATTTAAAAGCTTTATACAGGTATTTTGAACTGAGAAGTGTTCTATCTCACTTATAATTATATGTTTTTTATCTTTATAATTATCATTTAATGCCAAACCCTTTATGGCCATATTGTTTGATTCTGTGCCACACGAAGTAAACACTATTTCATCAGGTGTAGCATCTATAAGATTTGCTACATGCTCCCTTGCTTCGTTTACCGCTTCAAAAGCTTCCCTACCCAACGGGTAAAAATGTGCGCTCGGATTCCCGTATTTTTCTTTTAGAAACGGAATCATCTTTTCAACTACACGCTCATCCGGCTTAGTCCCTGCCACATTATCAAGATAAATCATCTTATTCTCCTATATTAAATTTTATTTTTTCTGTAATTTGCTCAGATATCAATTTTAAGTAATCAGCCACTACTGTAGCCCTTTCATCATCCATAAGATAAATTTTGTGAGTCCTGTCATGCAATATACCTGAAAGAGCAATCTCCTCTTCCAAATAGTCGCTATAAATTTCCACATTGAAAGGCTTAAAAATATCAATAATCATATATGTGGAAAAAGGTAAAAGTCTCAAATCAAAGTTAGATATTATTGTATCACTAAACCTTGAAATATACTCTTTCAATCCATTCTGCCCAAACCCCATTCCTAAAATTGCATTAAAAGGGATAGAGCTTTTGAGTATTTTTGGCTCGGTATTACCAAAAGTAAATATATCCTTAGTCTGATTTACCAAATC from Deferrivibrio essentukiensis encodes:
- a CDS encoding cysteine desulfurase family protein, with amino-acid sequence MIYLDNVAGTKPDERVVEKMIPFLKEKYGNPSAHFYPLGREAFEAVNEAREHVANLIDATPDEIVFTSCGTESNNMAIKGLALNDNYKDKKHIIISEIEHFSVQNTCIKLLNEGYKITKLKVDNNGQINLDDLKKSITDDTLLVSIMSANPEIGTIQDSAAIGQICKEKGVIYHVDAVASVGHQKVSVKDFNCDLLSLAGQNFYGPRGTGALYVNKEVKLTPLFDGGFQENGYRSGSENVAGIVGLGEAARIAKDEMDTYIPKMQALGKKLMASLEGMFDFLHITGDKSKRLPGHVSFWIEYIEGESLLLWYSLNNIYGASGSACSSNILAEDEDDLAASHVLTAVGVPNDICAGSMTFSMSKYITEEDIDKVIEVTPTIVTRLCEMSPYYNKK
- a CDS encoding TrkH family potassium uptake protein translates to MKKFFRNPLNLFVITFGLLIIIGSLLLSIPGINYRSNFTYIDALFTATSAVCVTGLTTFPVSSFSFWGQIIILLLIELGGIGIMTLTTFIVLFLRGELDLKGRISVAKISGTLSIAETDNIIVFIIGYMITIEVIGSILLFFGFYMENINLSDSFYYSIFYSISAFCNAGFSIFDESLVNQSAYIKVVIAILIILGGIGFYVVFDVMRFFRLKNRLKSHTKIVIITTFFLIISGMLILYAVEAGKVTIVDAFFQSITARTAGFNSVDIAGLHNVSIFVIFILMVVGASPGSTGGGIKTTTFFVIVLSVLNTLKGSDRLVVFKREIPYQNILRAHAIFFLYILFISVGTTILLLYDDFGFINTFFEVASAVGTVGLSLGITSKLDGIGKSLLIFLMFAGRVGPSILFMLLLNKDKKTHLKYPEEKIILG
- a CDS encoding NifU family protein, which codes for MKERVEEVLKQVRPTLQADGGDVELIGVTDDGVVKVQLTGACGSCPFSTMTLKHGIEMRLKDAIPEVKEVVSF
- the nifU gene encoding Fe-S cluster assembly scaffold protein NifU is translated as MAKGPYSDKVMEHFMNPRNMGEINDANGVGEVGNPACGDVMKLYLKISDDGIVEDVKFKTFGCGAAIASSSMATELLKGKTVEQILELTNNAIVEALDGLPPAKIHCSVMAEEAIEAALKDYYVRVGKDPKIVDEMKAKIKDKVKH